The Variovorax sp. S12S4 genome includes the window ATCTTGATGTTCAACGCGCACAAGGTGCCCGTGGGCCGCGATCAGGTGCAGCACATTGAAATGGCGCGCGACATGGCGCAGCGCTTCAACCACCAGTACGGCGAGCACTTCACGCTGCCCGACGCCGAGATCGACGATGCCGTCGCCACCCTGCCCGGCCTGGACGGCCGCAAGATGAGCAAGAGCTACGGCAACACCATTCCGCTGTTTGCGCCGCGCGGCCAGCTGCAAAAGCAGATTTCGAGCATCGTCACCGACTCGCGCGCGCCCGGCGAGCCCAAGGACACCGAAGGCTCTGCGCTGTTCCAGATCTACCAGGCCTTTGCCAGCGCCGAAGAAACCGAGACGCTCCGCAAGGCGTACGTCGAAGGCATCGGCTGGGGCGACGCCAAGCAGATGCTGTTCGAGCGCATCGACCGCGAAGTGGCACCGCTGCGCGCCCGCTACGACGAACTGATGAACAACCCGGCGGAGATCGAGCGCATTCTGCTCATCGGCGCCGAAAAGGCCCGCAAGCTCTCGCGCCCCTTCATGACCGAACTGCGTCATGCGGTGGGGCTGCGCAACCTTGCGGCGGGCCGGGACAAGGGCGGCGCGCGCAAGGCGGCCAAGGTCGCCAAGCCGAGTTTCAAGCAGTACCGCGAGCGCGACGGGCTGTTCTATTTCAAACTGCTCGATGCGAACGGCGCTGCGCTGCTGCAAAGCCGTGGTTTCGCGTCGCCGCAGGAAGCCGGGCGCGCAATTGCCGCCCTGCAGCAACAGCGCGGCGCGGCATTGACCGCGCTCGCCGACCAGTTGGAGCCGGTCGGCACGGAAGAATTGAGCGCCGCGAATGCGGCGCTGGAAGCACTGGCGGAGGCAACGACCGCGACCAGCGGAAGTTGATCCGGCATATGTCCATCGGCTCACCCGCCGGGGACAGACGAGAGTAGACGGGCGATCACAAAGGAAGAAAACATGAGCATTTATGTCATCGACGACCATCCCCTGATGCGCGACGCCATCGTGATGGTGTTGCGGCGCCTGCGGCCGGCCGAAAACATCGTCGAGCTCGAGCGGCTGGACAAGCTCGCGAGCTCGGTTCAGCAGCGCGGCGCGCCGACCCTTTTCTGCCTCGACCTGAAGCTGCCCGACACCAACGGCGTTTCGGGCGTGGTCGCGGTCAAGCAGGTCTACCCCAACGTGCCGATCGCCGTTTATTCGGCGGCACCGGCTGCGGACATGGAAGACGCTTGCATCGAAGCGGGCGCCGACACCTACATCGAGAAGTCGGCCAGCTCGGCCGAACTGGCCGCCGTGCTGCGCGGCCTCTTGATGGCCGGCTCGGAAGAAGCGGACGAGCCCGCGCTGGCCAACAACAGCAAGCTGTCGAAGCGCCAGACGCAGCTGATCGCCATGCTCGACAAGGGCATGAGCAACCGCGACATCGCCACCGACCTGGAGATCAGCGAACACACGGTGAAGGTGCACCTGTGGCGCCTGTTCCGCCGCCTGGGCGTGAAGAGCCGCACGCAGGCCCTGCACTACGCGCGGACCAACGGGCTGATTTCGAGTAACTGAGGCTCCCCCAGTCTGCGCGCACTTCGTGTCGCTACGCCAACCCCTACCGGGGGCAACACCAGAGGCCCGGCAAAGCCGGTTCCTCGGTGTTTCTGGAAGGGGACTAGGGCGAATTTGTTGACTGCTGAAAACCGCGCTGGGCGCGGTTTTTTTATGGCTGCAGGCCGGTCGGTCAGCCGCCGCCGGAGGCGCTGACGCGGGCTTGGGCTACGGCTTCGTCGGCATCGTGCAGCGCAACGCGGAACACGCTGCCGCTGCCGAGGCGGGAGCGCACGCTGACGGGGTGGCCGAGCACGTGGGAGAGCCGGGCGACGATGGCCAGGCCGAGGCCGAAGCCGTCGGATGTGCCGGCATGGTCGGCCACCTTGTAGAACTCCAGGAACACGTCGCGCAGGTGTTCGGGGGCAATGCCGATGCCGGTGTCCCACACCTCGATGCGCATGCCTTCGCGCGTTTGCCGCGAGGCGAGCAGCACGCCGCCGTCGGAGGTGTACTTGATGGCGTTTGCAAGCAGGTTGCCGATCATGCGGCGAACGCGGATGGGGTCGGTCAGGAAGCTGCCTTCCGTCACGTGCACGCGGAAATCGAGCCCCCGGCTTTCGGCAACCGGGCGGTACTGCAGCTCGAGGTCGTGCAGAAGTTCTGCCACATCCACACGCTCGATGTGCAGCCGCACCTGGCCTGAATCGATGCGCGCCAGGTCGAACATCGAATCGAACAGCGCATTCACCGCGTGCGTGGCGCGAACGATCTTGGGCGCGAGTTCCAGCACCAGTTCGGGCTCGTTGCGCAGCCAGTCGGCGTAGAGCGACAGCGCCAATACCGGCTGGCGCATGTCGTGCGCAGCGCTCGCGAGAAAGCGGTTCTTCATGGCCACGGCAGCCACCGCGGCCTGCCGCTGCTGCGTGAGCGACTTGATCAGGATGTGGTTGTGAAACAGCAGCTCCAGGCTGTTGCGCGCCGTCTCGTGAATATGGCGGCCGGCCCGCAGCAGCAAGAACCAATGCAGGATCGGCAGGATCGGCATCAAAAAGCCGTACTGGAAATGCGGCTCCACGATGTTGATGCTTACCAGCCGGATCAGCACCGCTCCGAGCATGGTGATGAACAGCGTGTTGACGTAGCGCTTGAGCAGCGGCGGGTGCAGCGCCAGCCCGTTGAGCGGGAACGTGCCCACGCCGGCCACAATGAGCCAGCTCATGAACTGGTTGACCTGCGGCGTGCGCTCGAAGAACAGCAGGATCGACGCGCCCCACACGATGGCGCTGGTGCTCCACACGAAGCCGTACCGCTCGGTGAACTGCAGCTGCGCCGCAGCGCTCCGGCCGGCGTAGCGCACCGCATAGACCCTGGCCCCCCACGCGCGGAAACCCGTGGCAGCGAAGCCGAAGGCAAGCCACGTGAGCAGCTCCCAGTGGGGCACGTAGCTCCAGTTCAGGCCGACCATCAACGGCATGAGCGCCGCCGACACGATGTAGGAGCCGCGCGCGGAGCGCATCAGGCTGCGGATCAGCTCGCCGCGCACCCACGATTCGGCCTCGTCAGCCGAAGCCGGGACCGGTGTCACGCTTGCGATCGACGCATTGGCCATTGGCGCTTCGCCCCCTCTTTATTCGACTACAGGAAATCCCTCAGCATGCCGGGCATGAAGAGGTGGCGATCTTAACGGCCTTACGCAAATCAGCTTCGCGCAATCAGAACCCACTCACTTCGAGAACTAGCGAATTCGGGGAAAGGAATAAGAGGAGCGATCAGCTTCTTCTCGCCCACATTCGCTGACCAAGCCGAGGCATAGGTCAAAGGCATTCGTCTCCAATGCGGCAGTCACCTGAGATGAAGCCAAGGATGGCGCATGGTGAGTTCGATTTTGAGCCTGGCAGTCGCGCCGACAGTGTCGGTGCGCAGCATCGAAGTGCCATGGACCCGATATCTGCAGAGAATTTCCGGCACATACAGGGCCCGCATTCCCTGGTCGACAAACTTGCACCAGAAGTCGAAATCCTCCCAACCGCCCTCGATGTGGGTGTACCCGCCGACTTGGCGCCACGAGCGCTTGGAGATCAGCGCCATAGCATCGACATAATTGCCGGACCGAAAAAAGCTCTTGCTCCAGACATCTGCATACCCGAGGCCACTTTGATCGCCAAACAACTCGATCTGAGTGTATGCGGCATCGAATTCTCGGTGTTCGATTGCTCCGAACAAGCGGGCAAGCGCGCGAGGGTAGATCTGGTTGTCGGCGTCGATAACGAATACAGGATCCGTCCGCGCGTGCTCAAACGCAGTGTTCCGAGCCTCCGCCAACCCTTGGTTACGCGTATGCCGAAGCAGCGAAATCCGGTCGAATCGGTGGCTGTTCTGCTCCATCCAGTGTCGAGCCACCGCGACTGAGTCGTCCTTCTTGGAGTGATCATCCACGACGATCAAATCGAGCGGCGAATGCGTTTGCCGGGCAATCGAATCCAGGCACTCAACTACAAATTGGGCGTAGTTGAACAGACTTACAGCAACTGTGATCCCGTCCTTGGCTGGCCACGTTCGATTGGTTTTTTCGAATATGACCTCAAAAGGCACAAGGCGCGGCGATGTTCGCGCACTCATGGCTCGGTTCCACCCAGTTGCTTGGAAAGAAACGAAAGGATGGCGTCGGTTCGAACGAAGTCCGCTTCATTGCTCGACAGAAGGTCGGCCGTGTTCTTCAATACCCTCTGTGCATCGCGCTGCCCATCGACATCGAAGATCAGCCATTCCAGCAGATTGGGAATGTGGCGAGCTTCTTCCTCAAAAAAATGCTCCCCAGGCCGAAGATGCGGATGAGGCAAACATGGATCGGTGACGACAAGCGCTCCAGATGCCATGCCTTGCCTCACCATTCGATGCCATTCGAAATAGGGAAATTCGTCACGATGAATGTTAAGACTGATTTTCGAATGGCCTGCGACATGACCGGCTAGACGGGTCAACGACCTGCCTTCTGTATAGTCAAGAATCGGCCCATGCCATTGTCGACGGTAGTAGATAAATGACGACAGCTTTGCAAAGGTAGCAGCATTACGGCCAAAAAAGACTCTCTCCGCGCGCTTTCGCTTCCAAAAAAGAAACATCGATTGGGCGCCCCACCCATGCACCCGGATCGAAAATTTGGCCCTTGGCATTCGTTGGGAGTGCGTCGAAGAGCGGATGATCCATATCCACATCCTCGAGCCAGCGAGTCTGTAGTGTCGCACCAGGTTCAAGGTGCATGGCAGGTATTCCCGCTTCCCCGAACAGATGGGCAGCCTGTGGTGAAATATCAAACACGCCCTGAGATGCCAAGATTGTGGGCATTGCCTTTGCAAACCAGGGGGTATGCAGCTGTTCGGTGTTGTAGATGAATGAGGCCGAGACCACGGCATCTCTCATCCACTCTTTCCCGGCACCCAGAGTAAAGAATTCGTGAGGAGCTACCACGATACTCAGGGGCGGCATGCTGGCTATATCCGAGTTCTCATCTCGTATGACAACATCCAGGCCGGCGCGCCGAAGATCAAGTGCGAGATCTCCGGCAATTTCCTTCATGAACGTATTGCCTAACGAACTTACGTAGATCGATGCGTGGGGATATTGCGCTCTGAATGTCCCGGCGCGATCTTCGAATGACGACAGAACCGAAGCGGCGGGTAACGGTTCATCGATTGACGAACCGGATGCACTTGCCAGCGAACGCGCGATCTGCTCGGATTTGAATAGAGGTCCTCCTTGCGGAGCACCATAGCAAAGCGCGTGGTAGAAGGTGTCGACGCCGAGGCCATCAGCTGCACCCGGATGCATTTCACGGTATTCCTTGTCAGAAAACAGCGGCATCGCTGCTAGCCTTCGAGAAGATTTTTCCGCCAGCGAACGTGAAAACTGAGGAAGGTGAGGACTTGCGCTCTCTTCCGATTTGGCGAGCCGAGAGAACTTAGTCATAGAACGAACAAAGGCTTATTTTCCAACTTCAAGTTCACTGCAACAGACTCAGGAGTGTGATCGAAAAATGTTGCCGATCTTCGAGCGCAATCCCACCGGAAAGATGCGAGCCAAGACACGAAGGGGAGCAGTGAGCCTCCAGCTTGTCGAACACAGTACGGCTGCCAATTGTTCATTACAGGCGCTCAATTGTTGATCCAACTCTCTTTCGCGCTCCCTTAACAGGTTCAAAGAGTTCGCCTGGGTGGCACTTGATCTTTCAAAATGAGTGCGAAGATCGTCAAGACTTTCTTCCCATTGCTGCTTTTTCAATTGCAGAGCCCGCTGAGCGCTCTCACGCATGCCAATTTCCCTCTCTAACGCAGTTTGCAATTCAATGACATACTGTTGCGTTTGTAGAGTGCGCGACAATTCATCAGCGGCGTTAATATTGCCGCTCGACACATGTTGCGCATCTTGAGAGTGCGAATTATTAGACTCGGCCATCTTGAAAGAATTTTAAAACTAGTTTTACGAAAAACCAGGTTCTAACTAACGCTGGCCTCGGATACATTTTTAGTTAACGCCGATGCTCAGATAGAATCTTTTACGGCGGCATCAACAAGTCACGAATCATTTTGCGCTTCGCCACTACTATTTACAGAACGCGAGACACCGACTGCCTATTAACTATTTTATTCAAGATAGATACATTGCAGACCCACTCGAAAATGCGAACTCGATAACTGAATGGCCGATCATTATGACTGCCCGAAGAAGCGAGATTCCGGGTGTATCGAGCAGCTTGGCGAAAGCTAAGGATGTTGTGCAAAACTTCCTGTAAGCCGAAAGGATGGCAGAAATAAAAAAGCGCCTCAAAAGGCGCTCTTTTACTGGAGGAGAGGGAGGGATTCGAACCCTCGGTACTATCGCTAGTACGCCTGATTTCGAGTCAGGTACATTCGACCACTCTGCCACCTCTCCGGTGCTGTCGAGCCTGCGATTCTAGCAGACAAAAACGGGGGTTTAAAGCCCCGGGCGCGTCAGGCGCGCAACACTTCCAGCCCGCCCAGGTAGGGCCGCAGCGCGGCAGGCACGTTGATCGAGCCGTCTTCGTTCTGGTGGTTTTCCAGCACCGCGACCAGCGTGCGGCCCACGGCCAAGCCGGAGCCGTTGAGCGTGTGGACGAGTTCGTTCTTGCCCTGCGCGTTCTTGAAACGGGCTTGCAGGCGGCGGGCCTGGAAGGCTTCGCAGTTCGAAACCGAGCTGATCTCGCGATAAGTGTTCTGCGCCGGCAGCCACACCTCGAGGTCATAGGTCTTGGCGGCGGTGAAGCCCATGTCGCCGGTGCACAGCAGCACCACGCGGTACGGCAGTTCCAGCGCCTGAAGCACGGTTTCGGCGTGGCCGGTCATCTGCTCGAGCGCGTCGTAGCTCTTTTCGGGGTGGACGATCTGCACCATTTCGACCTTGTCGAACTGGTGCTGGCGGATCATGCCGCGCGTGTCGCGGCCGGCGCTGCCGGCTTCGGAGCGGAAGCACGGCGTGTGGGCGGTGAGCTTGATTGGCAGCTGCGCCTCGGGCACGACTTCTTCTCGTACGAAGTTGGTCAGCGGCACTTCGCTGGTGGGAATGAGATAGAGCGCCGAATGGTCGGGCGCGGGCTCGCCGTCCTGCCCGCCCTTCTTGGCCGCGAACAGGTCGCCTTCGAACTTGGGCAGCTGGCCGGTGCCGCTGAGCGTGGCCGCGTTGACGATGTAGGGCACGTAGCACTCGGTGTAGCCGTGCTTCTCGGTCTGGGTATCGAGCATGAACTGCGCGAGCGCGCGGTGCAGCCGGGCAATCGGCCCCTTCATTACGGAGAAGCGCGAGCCCGAGAGCTTGGCGCCCATTTCAAAGTCGAGCCCCAGCGGCGCGCCCAGGTCCACATGGTCTTTTGGCGTGAAGGCCAGCGGCGTGGCATTGGCACCGGCTCCGCCGTGGGGGCTCCAGCGGCGCATTTCGACATTGCCGGTTTCGTCTTCGCCGACCGGCACGCTGGCGTGCGGCAGGTTGGGCACGGCCAGCAGCAAGGCGTGCAGTTCGGGCTGGATTTCTTCCAGGCGGCTGGACTGCGATTCCTGCTCGGCCTTGAGCGCGTTGACCTCGGCCATCAGCGCATCGACCGATTCGCCCTTGGCCTTGAGCGGGCCGATCTGCTTGTTCAACGTGTTGCGGCGGGCCTGGATTTCCTCGGTGCGGGTTTGCAGCGTCTTGCGCTCGGCCTCGAGCGCGGTGAACGCCGACACGTCGAGGTAGGGCTGGTTCTTCTTGCGTTTTTCGAGGCCGGCCACAGCGGAGGCCAAATCTTTGCGGAGCAGGGTGATGTCGAGCATGCAACGATTTTAGGCGGGCGTAGTATCTCGGCCTCAACAACCAAAGGGGAAACAACAATGCAAGCCTATCTGACATTCAACGGCAACGCCGCCGAAGCACTGGCCTTCTACGCGAAGGCGCTGGGCGGCAAGGTCATCTTCAGCATGACCTTCGGCGAAAGCCCCATGGGCGCTGAAACGCCCGGTGCCTACAAGGGCAAGATCATGCACGCCACGCTGGAAGCCCGCGGCCACCAGCTGATGGCTTCCGACATGCCGCCGGGCATGGCGTTCGAAGGCTACAAGGGGTTTTCGCTCTCGGTGCAGGGCGACAACGTGGACGAAGGAAAGAAGCTCTTCGAAGCGCTGGCCGAGGGCGGCGAGGTCACGATGCCCTACGGCCCGCAGTTCTGGGCCGTCGGCTTCGGCATGCTCACCGACAAGTTCGGGGTGTCGTGGATGGTGAACTGCGAGAAGTAAGCCGGAGCTGCGCCGTCAGCCGACCGTAGCCGCATCGACATTGGCGCCGCAGACGATCAGGCACACCTTCTCGCCCTCGCGCGGTACGTAGGCGCCGGTTTGCAGCGCCGCCAACGGCAGCGCGGCGGCGGGTTCCACGGCCAGCTTCAGCTCCTTCCACAGCCACTGCTGGGCGGCGCGGATGGACTCGTCGGACAGCAGCAGCGCGTCCTGCACGTATTTCTGGGTAATTTCCCAGGAAATGGCGCCAATGCGCCGCGCGCCGAGCGAATCGGCGGCAATGCCACCCACATCGACGTCGACTGGCTCGCCGGCCTGGCGGGCGCGGAACAGCGTCGGCGCTTTTTCGGGCTCCAACGCCACCACGCGGGCGCGCTGTTCGAACCAGCCGGCCAGGCCGCCGATCAGGCCGCCGCCGCCCACGCTCACCAACACTGAATCTGGCAGGCCGCCCTGCGCTTCGATTTCGACGCCCAGCGTGCCTGCGCCGGCCACGACTTCGGGCTGGTCGTAGGCATGGGTGAGCAAGGCGCCGCTTTCCTTCTGGCGCACGAGGCAGGCGGCCAGCGCGTCTGGGTACAGCTCGCCGACGACGACCACCTCGGCACCCAGCGCACGCAGCCGGGCGCGCTTGGCTTCGGGCGAGACGCCGGGCAGGAACACCTGGCAGCGCACGCCCAGCGCCTTGGCCGCCGCCGCGGTCGCGATGCCGGCATTGCCGCCGGACGCTACGACCACGCCGCTTTCGGGAATGCCGTTGGCCAGCAGGCGGTTCATCATGCCGCGCGCCTTGAAGCTGCCGCTCACCTGCATGTGCTCGAGCTTGAGCCACACCTCCACACCCGGCACCTCGATGCCGAAAGTGGAGGCCGGCAGCTTCCAGAGCGGGGTTTCGCGCAGAAAGTGGGCGGCACCCTCGCGCAGCCTGCGGGAGGCGCTCTCGGTTTCAAGGCGCCAGTTGGTCGTTTGATTGTTCAAGAGATGTGTCCCGGGGAGGAATGTCGTCGAGCTTGAGGCCCTTGGGGAGCGGAAACTTGATGGTTTCCTCGATGCCGTCCATCTTGCGGACCGACACCGCGCCGAGCGCCCTCACGCGTTCGATCACCTCGCGCACCAGCACTTCGGGGGCCGAGGCGCCGGCCGTGAGGCCTACCCGGGTCTTGCCCTCGAACCATTCCGGCTTGAGCTCTTCGGCCGAATCGACCATGTAGCTTTCGGTGCCGAGGCGCTGTGCCAGTTCGCGCAGCCGGTTGCTGTTGGAGCTGGTGGGGCTGCCGACCACGATCACCAAGTCGACCTGGGGGCTCAGTATCTTCACCGCGTCTTGCCGATTTTGCGTGGCGTAGCAGATGTCTTGCTGCTTGGGCTCGCGCACCATCGGAAAGCGCGCGCACACGGCAGCCGCGATTTCGGCGGCGTCGTCCACGCTGAGCGTGGTCTGCGTCACGACGGCAAGTTTTTCGGTCTGCGCGGGCGACACCGTTGCCACGTCTTCCACGTCTTCGACCAGGTGAATGCCGCTCGAGAGCTGGCCCATGGTGCCTTCGACCTCGGGGTGCCCCTTGTGGCCGATCATGATGAACTCGTAGCCTTCCTTGGCGAGCTTGGCCACCTCGACGTGCACCTTGGTCACCAGCGGGCAGGTGGCGTCGAAAACGTCGAAGCCGCGGTCGCGCGCCTCTTGCTGCACCGCCTTGCTCACGCCATGGGCGCTGAACACCAGCGTCGCGCCGGGCGGCACGTCGGCCAAGTCTTCGATGAAGATGGCACCCTTGGCCTTGAGCTCGTTCACCACATAGGTGTTGTGCACGATCTCGTGGCGCACGTAGATGGGCGCGCCAAACTTGGCCAGAGCGCGCTCGACGATTTCAATGGCGCGGTCCACGCCGGCGCAAAAGCCGCGCGGCTCGGCAAGAACGACTTCTTCGAGGCCCTTGTTCATAGAACTCCGATCAGCCGCACCTCGAAGGTCACGGGCTGCCCGGCCAGCGGGTGATTGAAGTCGAAGCGCACCGCGGTTTCGTTCGATTCGACCACCGCGCCGGCGTAGCTGCCCGAGCCGTCGGGCGTGGGGAACTGCACCACGTCGCCGACCGCATATTGCTCGTCGGGGTCGCCCATCTGGGCCAGCAGCTTCCTGGCCACCCATTGCTGCATTTCGGGGTTGCGCTCGCCAAAAGCCTCGCCGGCGGGCAGCTCGAAGGTGGCGTGCGTGCCCTCTTCCAGGCCCATGAGCCGCTGCTCCATGGCGGGCGAAAGCTCGCCGGTGCCCAGCGACAGGGTGGCGGGCTTGTCGGCGAAAGTGTTGATGATGTCGCCCGCCGGACCGGCCAGCCGGTAATGCAGGGTAAGGAACGAGCCGGAAGTCACGACGTGGGACATGGGTGCAGCGGAGATAGGCAAAGACAAGGTGGGTGTCCCGATAAACTGGACTGCATTTTAAGGAGCCGGGGCTTCCGCCTGCTCTTTCAAGGTTTCACCCAGGTTTTCAATGGCATTCAAGGATCTCCCCGTCCACGCCCGCCCGCGCGAAAAGCTCATCGCGCGAGGTGCCGCCGCGCTGGCCGACGCCGAACTGCTGGCGTTGCTGCTGCGCACGGGCGTTGCCGGAAAAAACGTGCTCCAGCTGGCCCAGGAACTGCTCGACCACTTCGGCGGCCTTTCGGGGCTGTTGCAGGCGGGCGCCGACGACCTGAAGGTGATCAAGGGCATGGGCGGCGATGCCAAGCGCGCCGAGCTCATTGCGGTGCTCGAACTGGCACGCCGCGCCATGGCTGAGCGGCTGAAGGAGCGTGCGGTTTTCGATTCGCCCGGGGCCGTGAAGGAATACCTGCAGATGCACATCGGCTCGCGCCCGTACGAGGTATTTGCGGTGCTGTTTCTCGATGCGCAGCACCGGCTGATCGTGCTCGAAGAACTGTTTCGCGGAACGCTCGCGCAAACGAGCGTCTACCCACGCGAGGTGGTCATGCGCGCGCTGCACCACAACGCCGCGGCCGTGGTGCTTTCGCACAACCACCCGAGCGGCAGCATCGAGCCCTCGCGCGCCGACGAATCCCTGACGCAAACGCTCAGGGCGGCGCTTTCATTGATCGACGTGCGCGTGCTCGACCACGTGATCGTCAGCGCCGGCCAGAGCTTTTCAATGGCCGAGAAAGGGCTGCTCTGATGGCTTCGCGCACACCGCCCATCAAGAACTTGGCCGACCTGAAGCAGGTGCAGCGCGCGCTGGCCGAAACCCGCGAGCGCGAAGCGGCTGCGGCAGCCGCCAAGGCCGCGGCCGAGCGCAAGCGCGCGGCCGAAAAAGACCTGTTCACGCGCGCCATCGGCGCTACGGAGCCGCTTCGCCGCAAGGCGGCCGTGGTGCCGCTCGCGCCGGAGCCGCCCGCGCCCATCCCCGTGCAGCACCAGCTCGACGAACAGCGCGTGCTGCGCGAATCGCTTTCCGACGAGTTCGACGTAACCACCCTGCTCGACGTCGACGACGCCATGAGCTTTCGCCGGCCGGGCATCGGCACCGACGTGACCGCGCGGCTGCGCAAGGGCGACTGGAGCATTCAGGCGCAAATCGACCTGCACGGGCTGCGCAGCGATGAAGCGCGCGAGGCGCTCGGCGGGTTCATTCGCAACGCCTACAAGCAGGGCCTGCGCTGCGTGCGCGTGGTGCACGGCAAGGGGCTGGGATCGCCCGGCAAGCAGCCGGTGCTCAAGACCAAGGCGCAGCGCTGGCTCATCCAGAAGAACGAGGTGCTGGCCTTCGTGCAGGCCAAGCCCGCGGAGGGCGGCGCAGGCGCGCTGGTGGTGCTTTTAGCGCCAGCGCGGCGCTGAGGCTGAATTGCCCGGCGGCTTACGCCAAGTGATTCTTCAGCGGAACAGACGCATCCGCCACCGCCGCTGCATCCGGATTGCGCCCTGCTTCGAGCAGCTTGCGGCACATCATGTGATCGACCGGCGCATTGACTGATTCGACGCACACCAGCTGTCCATCCACATAGTGGAACAGCGAGAACGCATCGGGCTTGGGCCCGGCGCGCCGCACGCTTGCCAGCCCCGGCGTGCCTTCGGCCGGCATCAGGCCGACCATCTGCAGCCGCAAGCCGCCCTGGTCAGACCAGAACCACGGCACCACGTCATGCGGCCGAGCGGCGCCGGTCAACGTGGCCACGGCCGTGCGTGCCTGGTCGTTCGCGTTCTGCACCGACTCGAGCCGCAGCGCGCGGCCTGCGCGCCGATCAGGGAAGCGCGTGCAATCGCCCACTGCGAGCACGTCGGCCGCGCTGGTCTGCATGTGGCTGTCGACCACAATGCCGTCCGCGCACTCGATGCCCGCGGCCTGCGCCAATGCGGTCTCGGGCACAGCCCCGATGCCGAGCAGCAGCAGGTCCACCGGCTGCTTCGCGCCGTTGACCTGAATGGACAGCAGCCGATCGCCTTCGACCTCGAACGCACCGGTACGCGCACCAAGCACGATGTCGATGCCCGCCGTGCGATGCGTCGCGAGCACATGCGCCGACAGCTCGGGCGACACGGCGCGGCCCAGGAGGCGCGGCGCGCTTTCGATCA containing:
- a CDS encoding FKBP-type peptidyl-prolyl cis-trans isomerase translates to MSHVVTSGSFLTLHYRLAGPAGDIINTFADKPATLSLGTGELSPAMEQRLMGLEEGTHATFELPAGEAFGERNPEMQQWVARKLLAQMGDPDEQYAVGDVVQFPTPDGSGSYAGAVVESNETAVRFDFNHPLAGQPVTFEVRLIGVL
- a CDS encoding Smr/MutS family protein, yielding MASRTPPIKNLADLKQVQRALAETREREAAAAAAKAAAERKRAAEKDLFTRAIGATEPLRRKAAVVPLAPEPPAPIPVQHQLDEQRVLRESLSDEFDVTTLLDVDDAMSFRRPGIGTDVTARLRKGDWSIQAQIDLHGLRSDEAREALGGFIRNAYKQGLRCVRVVHGKGLGSPGKQPVLKTKAQRWLIQKNEVLAFVQAKPAEGGAGALVVLLAPARR
- a CDS encoding NAD(P)/FAD-dependent oxidoreductase, which codes for MNSIVIIGGGHAAAQLCAGLAEAGQGARVHLVCEEACEPYHRPPLSKAFLKSAEETRQPHKAADWYREAGITLHLGDAAVAIDREAHTVTLRSGAVLPWERLVLATGTRARQMPDLKPGLENVATLRAADEAHRLRERLTEAQQVTVLGGGFIGLEVAATANALGKRVQVIESAPRLLGRAVSPELSAHVLATHRTAGIDIVLGARTGAFEVEGDRLLSIQVNGAKQPVDLLLLGIGAVPETALAQAAGIECADGIVVDSHMQTSAADVLAVGDCTRFPDRRAGRALRLESVQNANDQARTAVATLTGAARPHDVVPWFWSDQGGLRLQMVGLMPAEGTPGLASVRRAGPKPDAFSLFHYVDGQLVCVESVNAPVDHMMCRKLLEAGRNPDAAAVADASVPLKNHLA
- the radC gene encoding RadC family protein, whose product is MAFKDLPVHARPREKLIARGAAALADAELLALLLRTGVAGKNVLQLAQELLDHFGGLSGLLQAGADDLKVIKGMGGDAKRAELIAVLELARRAMAERLKERAVFDSPGAVKEYLQMHIGSRPYEVFAVLFLDAQHRLIVLEELFRGTLAQTSVYPREVVMRALHHNAAAVVLSHNHPSGSIEPSRADESLTQTLRAALSLIDVRVLDHVIVSAGQSFSMAEKGLL